CTCCTGAAAATAGGACGAAGGCTTCTCCGTTTTCGACGACTGTCGGGTCATCCATCTGCGCAATAGCGCGATGGGTACAAGCATCATATAAAACACCACTGTGAGCAATACACGACTGTTGACATAGCCCAAGCCGAGAGCCAACTGTCCCCAGAGGTACACGATCCACCACCGCAAGCGAGCAGAGACGAGCCCTAGCCCTCCGACTGCCACCGAGGCATAGAGCAGCGCTTCGTGCCCCAGCCATAGATGCAGTACCACCAACCCTACCGTGATCACCAAGAGGCTTTCGTACGCTTTGTCCTGTAGTCTCATCAGATCAGAAGATAGAATAGATAAAAGGCGCCAAGGCCGAACCACCACCGATCACGATCATCACTCCCAACAAGAGGAGAACCAACACAATGGGCGCCAGCCACCAGGCCTTCCGCTCCCTCAAAAAATTCCACAAGTCTGTTACAAATTCCATATCGATATCATTTTATGTCTGTTCATTGGTCACAAGAGGTGATTGTAGCCTTGGTACTTTCAGCTCCCTAGTTGTTTAATCTCATCAATTACAAAATTGCATGCCTAGCTTATGGGCATCCTGATGCCCATACTGTGCAGCCTGCTTCCAGTCCAGACAAGCTGCCGCCTCATCTCCCGCACCGTAAAAAGCATAGCCTCGAATGAAGTATGGCAAAGAAACTTGTCCCTCCTGCTTGGCAATCACCTCATTGAAATCCTCGATCGTGCCCTCATAATCCTTGAGCTCGAAGCGCGCGACACCCCGCTGATGTCGAGCCTCCAGATCTCCTGGATCCAGTGCAATCACCCGGCTGTACTCCGTCTCAGCTTCCGCATGTTGCCCGAGCATGAGGTATGCATAGCCTAAGTCACGATGTAGGTCTATGTCCTGATTTCTCTTTTCGATGGCTTGGCGCAAAATCACTGCCGCTCTGGCAAAATCAGCCCCATACACATGCCCTTTCGCCTGCATCTTGAGTCGAGAGGCATTGACAGGCTGTGTCTCCAGCACACCAAGCAAGTATGGGTAGGCTTCCTGCAGGTACCCCTGGTGCTCGAGGTAGGACAGAGCACGAAGATAGGGCTGTTCCTTGCTCGGAAAATAACTCGCCAATACTCGAATCTCTCGCACAAAAGCCGCCGTATCTCCAGATTCCCAGTGATGACCCGCCACGAGTACACGTGCCGAATCCACATTGCGTAC
The DNA window shown above is from Reichenbachiella sp. 5M10 and carries:
- a CDS encoding SxtJ family membrane protein codes for the protein MRLQDKAYESLLVITVGLVVLHLWLGHEALLYASVAVGGLGLVSARLRWWIVYLWGQLALGLGYVNSRVLLTVVFYMMLVPIALLRRWMTRQSSKTEKPSSYFQERTHVYSAKDFINPW
- a CDS encoding DUF5989 family protein, which translates into the protein MEFVTDLWNFLRERKAWWLAPIVLVLLLLGVMIVIGGGSALAPFIYSIF